From one Lasioglossum baleicum chromosome 11, iyLasBale1, whole genome shotgun sequence genomic stretch:
- the LOC143213484 gene encoding uncharacterized protein LOC143213484 isoform X3 — MDSLNRPSKNVQKRRKHLTTSSDEKPGEKFSRSNMSQRLPLPAPRPISPSIARLMHTLEGMEKEAVDLNPTPTPQVYPPPTLPSLPAVRKQVHVQLLKPLSTPSSLPTVRKQVHVQLLKPLSTPPSLSAMPTQVHVQLLKPLSTPPSLSAMPTQTQALLQAVLQHLDTMKNDMKERFNEMNRRFDETNQRIDDTNQRIDETNQRIDETNRLLEYTKNQEAERRAEQKAISDLLHATAERQDLIMENLDAQRRVMQSEQQAMPPHFLPFQTAEEVLAFETSPEPEYEGAASIPQKRWSMHRSRRQ, encoded by the exons ATGGATAGT ctGAATCGCCCATCGAAGAACGTTCAGAAGCGGCGGAAGCACCTTACCACGTCCTCTGACGAGAAACCGGGTGAGAAGTTCTCGAGGAGCAATATGTCGCAGAGGTTGCCGTTGCCTGCGCCGCGACCCATAAGCCCCAGCATAGCAAGGCTTATGCATACCCTGGAGGGCATGGAGAAAGAGGCGGTTGATCTCAATCCTACCCCGACACCACAGGTGTACCCGCCTCCGACTCTCCCGTCGCTTCCTGCGGTGCGGAAACA AGTGCACGTTCAATTGCTGAAACCGCTGTCGACTCCCTCGTCGCTTCCTACGGTGCGGAAACA AGTGCACGTTCAATTGCTGAAACCGCTGTCGACTCCCCCGTCGCTTTCTGCGATGCCGACACA AGTGCACGTTCAATTGCTGAAACCGCTGTCGACTCCCCCGTCGCTTTCTGCGATGCCGACACA AACGCAGGCCTTGCTGCAGGCCGTTCTGCAGCACCTCGATACGATGAAAAATGACATGAAGGAGCGGTTCAATGAGATGAACCGGCGGTTCGACGAGACGAACCAGCGGATCGACGATACGAACCAGCGGATCGACGAGACGAACCAGCGGATCGACGAGACGAACCGGCTGCTGGAATATACCAAGAACCAGGA GGCCGAACGCAGAGCAGAACAGAAGGCGATAAGCGACCTCCTCCATGCAACAGCGGAGCGTCAGGATCTAATAATGGAGAACCTAGA TGCGCAACGTCGGGTCATGCAGTCCGAGCAGCAGGCGATGCCCCCGCACTTCCTGCCGTTTCAAACGGCGGAAGAGGTATTGGCGTTCGAGACCAGTCCCGAACCAGAGTATGAGGGTGCG GCGAGTATACCCCAAAAGAGGTGGTCAATGCATCGTTCAAGGCGTCAATGA
- the LOC143213484 gene encoding uncharacterized protein LOC143213484 isoform X1 yields MLPQTTQQLNRPSKNVQKRRKHLTTSSDEKPGEKFSRSNMSQRLPLPAPRPISPSIARLMHTLEGMEKEAVDLNPTPTPQVYPPPTLPSLPAVRKQVHVQLLKPLSTPSSLPTVRKQVHVQLLKPLSTPPSLSAMPTQVHVQLLKPLSTPPSLSAMPTQTQALLQAVLQHLDTMKNDMKERFNEMNRRFDETNQRIDDTNQRIDETNQRIDETNRLLEYTKNQEAERRAEQKAISDLLHATAERQDLIMENLDAQRRVMQSEQQAMPPHFLPFQTAEEVLAFETSPEPEYEGAASIPQKRWSMHRSRRQ; encoded by the exons ATGCTTCCACAAACGACGCAACAG ctGAATCGCCCATCGAAGAACGTTCAGAAGCGGCGGAAGCACCTTACCACGTCCTCTGACGAGAAACCGGGTGAGAAGTTCTCGAGGAGCAATATGTCGCAGAGGTTGCCGTTGCCTGCGCCGCGACCCATAAGCCCCAGCATAGCAAGGCTTATGCATACCCTGGAGGGCATGGAGAAAGAGGCGGTTGATCTCAATCCTACCCCGACACCACAGGTGTACCCGCCTCCGACTCTCCCGTCGCTTCCTGCGGTGCGGAAACA AGTGCACGTTCAATTGCTGAAACCGCTGTCGACTCCCTCGTCGCTTCCTACGGTGCGGAAACA AGTGCACGTTCAATTGCTGAAACCGCTGTCGACTCCCCCGTCGCTTTCTGCGATGCCGACACA AGTGCACGTTCAATTGCTGAAACCGCTGTCGACTCCCCCGTCGCTTTCTGCGATGCCGACACA AACGCAGGCCTTGCTGCAGGCCGTTCTGCAGCACCTCGATACGATGAAAAATGACATGAAGGAGCGGTTCAATGAGATGAACCGGCGGTTCGACGAGACGAACCAGCGGATCGACGATACGAACCAGCGGATCGACGAGACGAACCAGCGGATCGACGAGACGAACCGGCTGCTGGAATATACCAAGAACCAGGA GGCCGAACGCAGAGCAGAACAGAAGGCGATAAGCGACCTCCTCCATGCAACAGCGGAGCGTCAGGATCTAATAATGGAGAACCTAGA TGCGCAACGTCGGGTCATGCAGTCCGAGCAGCAGGCGATGCCCCCGCACTTCCTGCCGTTTCAAACGGCGGAAGAGGTATTGGCGTTCGAGACCAGTCCCGAACCAGAGTATGAGGGTGCG GCGAGTATACCCCAAAAGAGGTGGTCAATGCATCGTTCAAGGCGTCAATGA
- the LOC143213484 gene encoding uncharacterized protein LOC143213484 isoform X4 translates to MLPQTTQQLNRPSKNVQKRRKHLTTSSDEKPGEKFSRSNMSQRLPLPAPRPISPSIARLMHTLEGMEKEAVDLNPTPTPQVYPPPTLPSLPAVRKQVHVQLLKPLSTPSSLPTVRKQVHVQLLKPLSTPPSLSAMPTQTQALLQAVLQHLDTMKNDMKERFNEMNRRFDETNQRIDDTNQRIDETNQRIDETNRLLEYTKNQEAERRAEQKAISDLLHATAERQDLIMENLDAQRRVMQSEQQAMPPHFLPFQTAEEVLAFETSPEPEYEGAASIPQKRWSMHRSRRQ, encoded by the exons ATGCTTCCACAAACGACGCAACAG ctGAATCGCCCATCGAAGAACGTTCAGAAGCGGCGGAAGCACCTTACCACGTCCTCTGACGAGAAACCGGGTGAGAAGTTCTCGAGGAGCAATATGTCGCAGAGGTTGCCGTTGCCTGCGCCGCGACCCATAAGCCCCAGCATAGCAAGGCTTATGCATACCCTGGAGGGCATGGAGAAAGAGGCGGTTGATCTCAATCCTACCCCGACACCACAGGTGTACCCGCCTCCGACTCTCCCGTCGCTTCCTGCGGTGCGGAAACA AGTGCACGTTCAATTGCTGAAACCGCTGTCGACTCCCTCGTCGCTTCCTACGGTGCGGAAACA AGTGCACGTTCAATTGCTGAAACCGCTGTCGACTCCCCCGTCGCTTTCTGCGATGCCGACACA AACGCAGGCCTTGCTGCAGGCCGTTCTGCAGCACCTCGATACGATGAAAAATGACATGAAGGAGCGGTTCAATGAGATGAACCGGCGGTTCGACGAGACGAACCAGCGGATCGACGATACGAACCAGCGGATCGACGAGACGAACCAGCGGATCGACGAGACGAACCGGCTGCTGGAATATACCAAGAACCAGGA GGCCGAACGCAGAGCAGAACAGAAGGCGATAAGCGACCTCCTCCATGCAACAGCGGAGCGTCAGGATCTAATAATGGAGAACCTAGA TGCGCAACGTCGGGTCATGCAGTCCGAGCAGCAGGCGATGCCCCCGCACTTCCTGCCGTTTCAAACGGCGGAAGAGGTATTGGCGTTCGAGACCAGTCCCGAACCAGAGTATGAGGGTGCG GCGAGTATACCCCAAAAGAGGTGGTCAATGCATCGTTCAAGGCGTCAATGA
- the LOC143213484 gene encoding uncharacterized protein LOC143213484 isoform X5 codes for MLPQTTQQLNRPSKNVQKRRKHLTTSSDEKPGEKFSRSNMSQRLPLPAPRPISPSIARLMHTLEGMEKEAVDLNPTPTPQVYPPPTLPSLPAVRKQVHVQLLKPLSTPPSLSAMPTQVHVQLLKPLSTPPSLSAMPTQTQALLQAVLQHLDTMKNDMKERFNEMNRRFDETNQRIDDTNQRIDETNQRIDETNRLLEYTKNQEAERRAEQKAISDLLHATAERQDLIMENLDAQRRVMQSEQQAMPPHFLPFQTAEEVLAFETSPEPEYEGAASIPQKRWSMHRSRRQ; via the exons ATGCTTCCACAAACGACGCAACAG ctGAATCGCCCATCGAAGAACGTTCAGAAGCGGCGGAAGCACCTTACCACGTCCTCTGACGAGAAACCGGGTGAGAAGTTCTCGAGGAGCAATATGTCGCAGAGGTTGCCGTTGCCTGCGCCGCGACCCATAAGCCCCAGCATAGCAAGGCTTATGCATACCCTGGAGGGCATGGAGAAAGAGGCGGTTGATCTCAATCCTACCCCGACACCACAGGTGTACCCGCCTCCGACTCTCCCGTCGCTTCCTGCGGTGCGGAAACA AGTGCACGTTCAATTGCTGAAACCGCTGTCGACTCCCCCGTCGCTTTCTGCGATGCCGACACA AGTGCACGTTCAATTGCTGAAACCGCTGTCGACTCCCCCGTCGCTTTCTGCGATGCCGACACA AACGCAGGCCTTGCTGCAGGCCGTTCTGCAGCACCTCGATACGATGAAAAATGACATGAAGGAGCGGTTCAATGAGATGAACCGGCGGTTCGACGAGACGAACCAGCGGATCGACGATACGAACCAGCGGATCGACGAGACGAACCAGCGGATCGACGAGACGAACCGGCTGCTGGAATATACCAAGAACCAGGA GGCCGAACGCAGAGCAGAACAGAAGGCGATAAGCGACCTCCTCCATGCAACAGCGGAGCGTCAGGATCTAATAATGGAGAACCTAGA TGCGCAACGTCGGGTCATGCAGTCCGAGCAGCAGGCGATGCCCCCGCACTTCCTGCCGTTTCAAACGGCGGAAGAGGTATTGGCGTTCGAGACCAGTCCCGAACCAGAGTATGAGGGTGCG GCGAGTATACCCCAAAAGAGGTGGTCAATGCATCGTTCAAGGCGTCAATGA